In one Oryza glaberrima chromosome 2, OglaRS2, whole genome shotgun sequence genomic region, the following are encoded:
- the LOC127762356 gene encoding wall-associated receptor kinase 4-like produces MRSSFVAACAISFVLVCSAATTPRALAAVYGDGGGLLSIPSNDSLAHCPSSCGDVDDIAYPFGIGPGCFREGFELKCNTSTKTPKLYMKDGTTQILYVGDDDLWAPMHFNITMKPGTDTYNISWVSPRKGVTISQRNTFYIIGCNIDVTLFEYGTRDAVGYCVSRCDGEKVPTEGPCNGKGCCSIKLSRDLRGFRSTLVQVDATAAQSYQLQLRHGVMAFMSYNDYYVDNATDLFLSWTNTSNIQEALVQFAIMDQPSCEIARMKNTSYACSTGSNCLNMSSGGYTCECANYDLYYYYAEQSPYLLEGCIIRDYNPKRKEHCRRSCGNMAIPFPFGLEEGCFASERFRLNCTTGNITLFNPRDARYNVTDVSIEEGTMVVSNLLNDTEYGGEDIISQVYGGREIDGPVEDRFDFSLQYNIVIKWAVANLTCDAAVKKDATYACRSIHSNCLNVTHGNIFMGYRCKCLPGFQGNPYIQDGCKDIDECSLPNYCNGTCQNLPGNFTCTSCPRRKEFNPITRQCVASAKQHNLIIGITTGITCGIGSIIIALGAIILANKWKKSIQKRIRRAYFKKNQGLLLEQLISDESATNKTRIFSLEELEEATNNFDATRVLGRGGHGTVYKGILSDQSVVAIKKSKIVEQTEIDQFINEVAILSQIIHRNVVKLFGCCLESEVPLLVYEFIPNGTLHDRLHTDVSVKSSLSWDDRIRIASEAAGALAYLHSAAAIPIFHRDVKSSNILLDGNFTTKVSDFGASRSVSLDETHVVTIVQGTFGYLDPEYYHTGQLTEKSDVYSFGVILVELLTRKKPIFINDVGTKQSLSHYFVDRLREGSLIEIIDSHVLEEAHREDIDDIASLTEACLKLRGGDRPTMKEVEMRLQFLRTKRLRKFQLLPVPGSVGEIQHLLSPDAGKSQAQNNYTSAGDLSYEGISSCYSLEQELSSSVSLPR; encoded by the exons ATGAGGTCGAGCTTTGTGGCAGCTTGTGCCATTTCCTTTGTGCTAGTGTGCTCGGCTGCTACTACGCCGCGAGCATTAGCTGCAGTCTATGGAGATGGCGGAGGGCTCTTGTCTATCCCTTCTAATGATTCCCTCGCTCACTGCCCCTCTAGCTGCGGGGATGTTGACGACATCGCCTATCCCTTTGGGATTGGGCCGGGCTGCTTCCGGGAAGGCTTCGAGCTTAAGTGCAACACCAGCACCAAAACTCCTAAGCTCTATATGAAAGATGGCACCACCCAGATCTTATACGTAGGTGACGATGATCTTTGGGCACCCATGCACTTCAACATTACAATGAAGCCAGGTACTGATACCTACAACATATCCTGGGTGTCTCCCAGGAAGGGAGTTACTATTTCTCAGCGTAACACCTTCTACATTATTGGTTGTAATATTGATGTCACCTTGTTCGAGTATGGTACGAGAGACGCTGTTGGTTACTGCGTGAGTAGATGCGATGGTGAAAAGGTACCAACAGAAGGGCCTTGTAACGGGAAAGGATGTTGCTCCATCAAGTTATCAAGGGATCTGCGGGGATTTCGGTCAACACTAGTCCAAGTTGATGCTACTGCAGCACAATCATATCAGCTGCAGCTGCGCCATGGTGTTATGGCTTTCATGTCATACAATGACTATTATGTAGATAATGCGACTGATCTTTTCTTGAGTTGGACGAACACAAGCAATATCCAGGAAGCATTAGTTCAGTTTGCAATCATGGACCAACCAAGTTGTGAAATTGCTCGAATGAAAAATACGAGTTATGCTTGTAGCACCGGCAGCAACTGCCTAAATATGTCATCTGGAGGTTACACCTGTGAGTGCGCCAATTATgatctttattattattatgcagAACAAAGTCCTTACCTTTTGGAAGGATGCATCATCCGAG ATTACAACCCCAAGCGGAAAGAACACTGTCGGAGATCATGCGGAAACATGGCAATTCCCTTCCCTTTTGGTCTTGAAGAAGGTTGTTTCGCAAGTGAAAGGTTCCGACTTAATTGTACAACAGGTAACATCACACTTTTCAACCCACGGGACGCACGTTATAATGTGACTGATGTGTCAATTGAAGAGGGGACAATGGTGGTTAGCAACTTGTTGAACGACACAGAATATGGGGGAGAGGACATAATATCCCAGGTGTATGGTGGTAGAGAAATTGACGGTCCTGTTGAAGATCGATTTGACTTCTCTTTACAGTATAACATTGTTATAAAGTGGGCAGTAGCCAATTTAACGTGTGATGCCGCAGTAAAAAAAGATGCTACATATGCATGCCGCAGTATCCACAGCAATTGCCTAAACGTCACCCATGGGAACATATTCATGGGATATCGTTGCAAGTGCCTTCCCGGTTTTCAAGGGAATCCATATATCCAAGATGGATGTAAAG ATATTGATGAATGCTCACTGCCAAACTATTGCAACGGGACATGTCAAAATCTTCCTGGAAATTTTACATGCACTAGCTGCCCCCGCAGAAAGGAGTTTAATCCAATTACAAGGCAGTGTGTTGCATCAGCTAAGCAACACAATCTTATTATAG GTATTACAACTGGTATTACTTGTGGCATTGGTTCCATAATTATTGCATTAGGTGCAATTATTCTAGCCAATAAGTGGAAGAAAAGCATCCAAAAGAGAATTAGAAGAGCATACTTCAAGAAAAATCAGGGCCTACTCTTGGAACAGCTAATCTCAGATGAAAGCGCCACAAATAAAACAAGGATATTTTCCTTGGAGGAACTAGAAGAGGCAACCAACAACTTTGATGCTACTCGTGTTCTTGGTCGTGGAGGACATGGCACAGTTTATAAAGGGATTCTATCTGACCAGAGTGTGGTGGccattaaaaaatcaaaaattgtGGAACAAACTGAGATAGATCAGTTTATCAATGAGGTTGCTATTTTATCTCAAATTATCCATCGCAATGTGGTGAAGCTTTTTGGTTGCTGTCTCGAATCTGAGGTGCCCTTACTGGTATATGAGTTCATACCAAATGGTACATTGCATGATCGTCTTCATACTGATGTTAGTGTTAAATCCTCATTGTCATGGGATGATCGAATTAGGATTGCTTCAGAAGCAGCAGGGGCACTTGCTTATCTGCATTCGGCTGCTGCAATACCTATTTTCCATCGAGATGTGAAATCTTCCAATATACTCTTGGATGGCAACTTTACTACAAAGGTCTCTGACTTTGGTGCTTCAAGATCTGTTTCACTCGATGAGACTCATGTGGTGACTATTGTCCAAGGTACATTTGGTTATTTAGACCCAGAGTATTACCACACTGGACAACTAACTGAAAAGAGTGATGTATATAGTTTTGGAGTGATTCTGGTGGAACTTTTGACAAGAAAGAAACCGATTTTCATCAATGATGTAGGCACAAAACAAAGTTTGTCTCATTATTTCGTTGACAGACTCCGTGAGGGATCTCTTATCGAAATAATAGATTCTCACGTTCTTGAAGAGGCTCACAGGGAAGACATTGATGATATTGCCTCACTTACAGAGGCATGTTTGAAACTCAGAGGAGGAGATAGACCTACTATGAAAGAAGTAGAGATGAGGCTGCAATTCCTGAGAACTAAGAGGCTAAGAAAATTCCAACTTCTCCCAGTCCCAGGAAGTGTTGGAGAGATTCAGCACCTTTTAAGCCCAGATGCTGGTAAATCCCAAGCACAGAACAACTATACCAGTGCAGGTGATTTATCATATGAAGGGATCTCCAGTTGCTACAGTTTGGAGCAAGAATTATCATCCTCAGTCAGTTTGCCACGCTAG